A region of Larimichthys crocea isolate SSNF chromosome X, L_crocea_2.0, whole genome shotgun sequence DNA encodes the following proteins:
- the kcnh1b gene encoding potassium voltage-gated channel subfamily H member 1 isoform X1, whose product MAGGRRGLVAPQNTFLENIVRRSNDTNFVLGNAQIVDWPIVYSNDGFCKLSGYHRAEVMQKSSTCSFMYGELTDKEMSEKVRQTFENYEMNSFEILMYKKNRMPVWFFVKIAPIRNEQDKVVLFLCTFSDITAFKQPIEDDSSKGWGKFARLTRALTSSRGVLQQLAPAVHKGENVHKHSRLAEVLQLGSDILPQYKQETPKTPPHIILHYCLFKTTWDWVILILTFYTAIMVPYNVSFKTKQNNVTWLVVDSIVDVIFLVDIVLNFHTTFVGPAGEVISDPKLIRMNYVKTWFVIDLLSCLPYDVINAFENVDEGISSLFSSLKVVRLLRLGRVARKLDHYIEYGAAVLVLLVCVFGLAAHWLACIWYSIGDYEVIDEDTNSVRMDSWLFLLGETVGTPYRFNASGSGRWEGGPSKDSVYITSLYFTMTSLTSIGFGNIAPNTDGEKIFAVAMMMIGSLLYATIFGNVTTIFQQMYANTNRYHEMLNSVRDFLKLYQVPKGLSERVMDYIVSTWSMSRGIDTDKVLQICPKDMRADICVHLNRKVFKEHPAFRLASDGCLRALAMEFQTVHSAPGDLIYHAGESVDSLCFVVSGSLEVIQDDEVVAILGKGDVFGDVFWKEMTLAQSCANVRALTYCDLHIIKRDALQKVLEFYSAFANHFARNLLLTYNLRRRIVFRKISDVKREEEEMLKRKNEAPLNLPPDHPVRRLFQRFRQQREARLAIERADQGAGDVEKGVAGTPEQPRGPEVLASTSIVMMTESQATATTSSAFTASSCRTSSRVMLHAPAATNGNLIGCKSAEPPKAKGWGRFKESVVKAESWSSVSKAESMETLPDRTKSQDEMSLKKTDSCDSGITKSDLRLDNVGGARTPQEQSPVQSDEKRAFCPIPEQSMQASFIELKQELRGDIRSLNSRMAALEAQLAEMLQLLKSRKSSGSFFEISRPPSPDSDKDSIS is encoded by the exons ATGGCGGGAGGACGGCGGGGTCTCGTGGCCCCTCAGAACACTTTCCTGGAGAACATCGTCCGCCGGTCCAACG ACACTAACTTCGTGCTGGGGAACGCTCAGATCGTGGACTGGCCGATCGTCTATAGCAACGATGGCTTCTGCAAACTGTCCGGCTACCATCGAGCCGAGGTGATGCAGAAGAGCAGCACCTGCAG CTTCATGTACGGAGAGCTGACGGACAAGGAGATGAGCGAGAAGGTTCGACAGACCTTTGAGAACTACGAGATGAACTCGTTTGAGATTCTGATGTACAAGAAGAACC GGATGCCAGTTTGGTTTTTCGTGAAGATCGCCCCAATCAGAAACGAGCAGGACAAAGTCGTCCTGTTTCTCTGCACCTTCAGTGACATCACCGCCTTCAAACAGCCAATTGAGGACGACTCTTCAAAAG GTTGGGGTAAATTCGCTCGTCTGACTCGTGCATTGACCAGCAGTCGAGGAGTTCTTCAGCAGCTCGCTCCAGCAGTCCATAAAGGAGAGAACGTCCACAAACACTCACGGCTGGCAGAG GTTCTCCAGCTGGGCTCAGACATCTTGCCTCAGTACAAACAGGAAACTCCGAAGACGCCGCCGCACATCATCCTGCACTACTGCCTCTTCAAGACCACGTGGGACTGGGTCATCCTCATCCTGACGTTCTACACCGCCATCATGGTGCCCTACAACGTCTCCTTCAAGACCAAGCAGAACAACGTCACCTGGCTGGTGGTGGACAGCATCGTGGACGTCATCTTCCTCGTCGACATCGTCCTCAACTTCCACACCACCTTTGTCGGCCCGGCTGGAGAAGTCATCTCCGACCCAAAGCTCATCCGCATGAACTACGTCAAGACATGGTTTGTCATCGACCTGCTGTCCTGCCTGCCTTATGATGTCATCAACGCCTTCGAGAACGTGGACGAG ggcATCAGCAGTCTCTTCAGCTCTCTCAAAGTGGTCCGTCTTCTGCGTTTGGGTCGGGTCGCCCGGAAGCTGGACCACTACATCGAGTACGGCGCCGCCGTGCTGGTTTTACTGGTGTGCGTGTTCGGCCTGGCGGCCCATTGGCTGGCCTGCATCTGGTACAGCATCGGAGACTACGAGGTGATCGACGAGGACACCAACAGCGTGAGGATGGACAGCTGGCTGTTCCTGCTGGGAGAGACAGTCGGGACGCCGTACAGGTTCAATGCCTCGGGCTCGGGCCGCTGGGAGGGCGGGCCCAGCAAAGACTCGGTCTACATTACGTCACTGTACTTCACCATGACCAGTCTGACCAGCATCGGCTTCGGGAACATCGCACCAAACACGGACGGAGAGAAGATCTTCGCTGTGGCCATGATGATGATCGGAT CGCTGCTGTACGCCACCATCTTCGGTAACGTCACCACCATCTTCCAGCAGATGTACGCCAACACCAACCGTTACCACGAGATGCTCAACAGCGTACGAGACTTCCTCAAACTCTACCAGGTCCCGAAAGGCCTGAGCGAGCGGGTGATGGACTACATCGTGTCCACCTGGTCCATGTCCAGAGGCATCGACACCGACAAG GTGCTCCAGATTTGTCCAAAGGACATGCGGGCGGATATCTGCGTCCACCTCAACAGGAAGGTCTTTAAGGAACACCCGGCGTTTCGTCTGGCGAGCGACGGCTGCCTGCGAGCGCTCGCCATGGAGTTCCAGACCGTCCACAGCGCGCCGGGCGACCTCATCTACCACGCCGGAGAGAGCGTGGACAGCCTGTGCTTCGTGGTGTCGGGGTCACTCGAGGTCATCCAGGACGACGAGGTGGTGGCCATTTTAG gtaAAGGTGACGTGTTTGGTGACGTGTTCTGGAAGGAGATGACGCTGGCTCAGTCCTGTGCTAACGTGCGAGCGTTGACGTACTGCGACCTCCACATCATCAAACGAGACGCGCTGCAGAAAGTTCTGGAGTTTTACTCCGCCTTCGCAAACCACTTCGCCAGAAACCTGCTTCTCACCTACAACCTGAGGAGGAGG attgTTTTCCGGAAGATCAGTGATGTAAAgcgtgaggaggaggagatgttgAAGAGGAAGAACGAGGCTCCTTTGAACCTCCCTCCAGATCATCCGGTCCGACGTCTCTTCCAGCGTTTCCGGCAGCAGAGGGAGGCACGGCTCGCCATCGAGCGGGCCGATCAGGGCGCCGGTGATGTGGAGAAAGGTGTCGCTGGAACCCCGGAGCAGCCCAGAGGTCCAGAGGTGCTGGCCTCCACCAGTATAGTCATGATGACTGAGAGCCAAGCCACGGCCACCACCTCCTCAGCATTCACCGCATCCTCTTGCCGGACCTCCAGCCGAGTCATGCTCCATGCTCCCGCCGCCACAAACGGAAACCTGATCGGCTGCAAGTCTGCAGAGCCGCCCAAAGCTAAAGGCTGGGGACGATTCAAGGAGTCGGTGGTGAAGGCCGAGTCGTGGAGCAGCGTCTCTAAGGCCGAGTCCATGGAGACCCTGCCCGATAGAACTAAGTCACAAGACGAGATGTCCCTCAAGAAAACCGACTCCTGTGACAGCGGCATCACAAAGAGCGACCTTCGTTTGGACAACGTTGGCGGCGCCAGAACGCCACAGGAGCAGAGTCCGGTCCAGTCCGACGAGAAGAGGGCGTTCTGTCCAATACCGGAGCAGAGCATGCAAGCCTCCTTCATCGAGCTGAAGCAGGAGTTAAGAGGAGACATCCGATCTCTGAACAGTCGCATGGCAGCACTGGAGGCTCAGCTGGCTGAGATGCTGCAACTTCTCAAATCCAGGAAGTCGTCTGGTTCCTTCTTCGAGATCTCGCGGCCTCCTTCCCCCGACTCCGACAAGGACAGCATCTCCTAA
- the kcnh1b gene encoding potassium voltage-gated channel subfamily H member 1 isoform X2, whose protein sequence is MAGGRRGLVAPQNTFLENIVRRSNDTNFVLGNAQIVDWPIVYSNDGFCKLSGYHRAEVMQKSSTCSFMYGELTDKEMSEKVRQTFENYEMNSFEILMYKKNRMPVWFFVKIAPIRNEQDKVVLFLCTFSDITAFKQPIEDDSSKGWGKFARLTRALTSSRGVLQQLAPAVHKGENVHKHSRLAEVLQLGSDILPQYKQETPKTPPHIILHYCLFKTTWDWVILILTFYTAIMVPYNVSFKTKQNNVTWLVVDSIVDVIFLVDIVLNFHTTFVGPAGEVISDPKLIRMNYVKTWFVIDLLSCLPYDVINAFENVDEGISSLFSSLKVVRLLRLGRVARKLDHYIEYGAAVLVLLVCVFGLAAHWLACIWYSIGDYEVIDEDTNSVRMDSWLFLLGETVGTPYRFNASGSGRWEGGPSKDSVYITSLYFTMTSLTSIGFGNIAPNTDGEKIFAVAMMMIGSLLYATIFGNVTTIFQQMYANTNRYHEMLNSVRDFLKLYQVPKGLSERVMDYIVSTWSMSRGIDTDKVLQICPKDMRADICVHLNRKVFKEHPAFRLASDGCLRALAMEFQTVHSAPGDLIYHAGESVDSLCFVVSGSLEVIQDDEVVAILES, encoded by the exons ATGGCGGGAGGACGGCGGGGTCTCGTGGCCCCTCAGAACACTTTCCTGGAGAACATCGTCCGCCGGTCCAACG ACACTAACTTCGTGCTGGGGAACGCTCAGATCGTGGACTGGCCGATCGTCTATAGCAACGATGGCTTCTGCAAACTGTCCGGCTACCATCGAGCCGAGGTGATGCAGAAGAGCAGCACCTGCAG CTTCATGTACGGAGAGCTGACGGACAAGGAGATGAGCGAGAAGGTTCGACAGACCTTTGAGAACTACGAGATGAACTCGTTTGAGATTCTGATGTACAAGAAGAACC GGATGCCAGTTTGGTTTTTCGTGAAGATCGCCCCAATCAGAAACGAGCAGGACAAAGTCGTCCTGTTTCTCTGCACCTTCAGTGACATCACCGCCTTCAAACAGCCAATTGAGGACGACTCTTCAAAAG GTTGGGGTAAATTCGCTCGTCTGACTCGTGCATTGACCAGCAGTCGAGGAGTTCTTCAGCAGCTCGCTCCAGCAGTCCATAAAGGAGAGAACGTCCACAAACACTCACGGCTGGCAGAG GTTCTCCAGCTGGGCTCAGACATCTTGCCTCAGTACAAACAGGAAACTCCGAAGACGCCGCCGCACATCATCCTGCACTACTGCCTCTTCAAGACCACGTGGGACTGGGTCATCCTCATCCTGACGTTCTACACCGCCATCATGGTGCCCTACAACGTCTCCTTCAAGACCAAGCAGAACAACGTCACCTGGCTGGTGGTGGACAGCATCGTGGACGTCATCTTCCTCGTCGACATCGTCCTCAACTTCCACACCACCTTTGTCGGCCCGGCTGGAGAAGTCATCTCCGACCCAAAGCTCATCCGCATGAACTACGTCAAGACATGGTTTGTCATCGACCTGCTGTCCTGCCTGCCTTATGATGTCATCAACGCCTTCGAGAACGTGGACGAG ggcATCAGCAGTCTCTTCAGCTCTCTCAAAGTGGTCCGTCTTCTGCGTTTGGGTCGGGTCGCCCGGAAGCTGGACCACTACATCGAGTACGGCGCCGCCGTGCTGGTTTTACTGGTGTGCGTGTTCGGCCTGGCGGCCCATTGGCTGGCCTGCATCTGGTACAGCATCGGAGACTACGAGGTGATCGACGAGGACACCAACAGCGTGAGGATGGACAGCTGGCTGTTCCTGCTGGGAGAGACAGTCGGGACGCCGTACAGGTTCAATGCCTCGGGCTCGGGCCGCTGGGAGGGCGGGCCCAGCAAAGACTCGGTCTACATTACGTCACTGTACTTCACCATGACCAGTCTGACCAGCATCGGCTTCGGGAACATCGCACCAAACACGGACGGAGAGAAGATCTTCGCTGTGGCCATGATGATGATCGGAT CGCTGCTGTACGCCACCATCTTCGGTAACGTCACCACCATCTTCCAGCAGATGTACGCCAACACCAACCGTTACCACGAGATGCTCAACAGCGTACGAGACTTCCTCAAACTCTACCAGGTCCCGAAAGGCCTGAGCGAGCGGGTGATGGACTACATCGTGTCCACCTGGTCCATGTCCAGAGGCATCGACACCGACAAG GTGCTCCAGATTTGTCCAAAGGACATGCGGGCGGATATCTGCGTCCACCTCAACAGGAAGGTCTTTAAGGAACACCCGGCGTTTCGTCTGGCGAGCGACGGCTGCCTGCGAGCGCTCGCCATGGAGTTCCAGACCGTCCACAGCGCGCCGGGCGACCTCATCTACCACGCCGGAGAGAGCGTGGACAGCCTGTGCTTCGTGGTGTCGGGGTCACTCGAGGTCATCCAGGACGACGAGGTGGTGGCCATTTTAG AGAGCTGA